Proteins encoded by one window of Drosophila melanogaster chromosome X:
- the RhoGAP1A gene encoding Rho GTPase activating protein at 1A, isoform D, with the protein MSVFDDFQRLWMQRFPQSSLSDAWEQDVRASLERHKVRINELSKELEQETLYVEYLERLLSDVERYRVSGGDPKALFEAASGSCASSNNSNCSSTTNGATQEESNTNLDKDFKSSLNLRESPSSTGAKDKDRLSLNPDNKYTTHTNAVIGGIGSEKVSGPLHSTQITADGKRTGELYLKREEDKCKDSNSEDTDGALQQCITELAASLKAQPDNVAGGRLENDVDIDKPLRKSTSQYVTVIQVKEAKDKESADGTTSSSGIGEPQQQPTPPSTFSRYSEATAPPLSPSLTSYAAHVEAKKKMPPRPPPKNIRRVEPPTIPSQQLSSSPKRETYMINTMPSSSSGSLCIDSLGNSLERNIKPSDILRQKSSDNLDSKYSAKRKTTPELSKFVNVNNPELMEELGRKMVSKADSLEQTRRNDSSPSGCGSLGRTSSTPGRSLTPGRTGVGASPTGSLSKTGKLAMADSSSTSSLERRSCLQAVDADIGTESRESGANQRSVGSKESLTSQGISEIKSYESVSSLSSESAKAVASQQSAAAGGALAECEPYYDSVPLDNGDGEYVFIKPGRTGSSSSRDDLSTPGSSILPLPNVADPESPGRTSNYVNIDFFLQQGIETRSSSLDSDGEYEGPPILRTISHDDQTTTQTTPGAIRKNLVSAILVCGNARGAKIRSILSSIIQSETIYVECLNKMMQYKKAIHATLTTSQPVIREEEENTIFFKIDELYDLHTGFLSDLKTIVSHEGGDVLIGEPFRRLAEMFDLYSAFLHNYKNAIETVKKCSANNPQFKKIVSTIVLNLQTEQSLTLEDLLHKPVARVQINALVFNDLLRETPNAHPDHQPLRQAQKIIQMFLNQFNVVNQRLPIESNRNLRRMVRNSFIVELVDGHRKLRHLFLFNDVIACAKYKALGRDRIDYELKWFIPLKDVSIYEEADPAVELKESSPANISQVKRNLRSVRDQLAMEVANSGSGAFRSGDKYRRKLADLESQLVLATPNLVLRLGNKANNKTITFFLSSDFERTQWIDSILSLKQKCNLPGANTINSLEVTAFIVAMQKGMKTEMGSYLMRNTNDESLLVGDLYMGVHGLEGLEQANDLYICVEVDSYGHYFRKATTKKICRSQTPLWNESFMLELEGSQNVRILLYEAKERPLLKAKHILKLSLSWLTETTQPKSIKLTETLELGCSFRFIPGELFRGSTKPGALFGAKMSQVLKREKRDIPFIIGACIREVERRGMLEVGCYRVSGSASDLAKLKKAFESDAYEAEQLLREVDIHSVTGILKTFLRELPEALFTDQLYPRFFDTFSAFSNNNESTRINELLKVFEELPQANKASITSILDHLIRVHEKETDNKMSLHNLAMVFGPTLLRPGQTQVKQKDPLAASTVDVMAQAGILYCFLQARIKKD; encoded by the exons ATGAGCGTTTTCGATGACTTCCAGCGTCTGTGGATGCAGCGATTTCCGCAAAGCTCTCTATCCGATGCATGGGAACAAGATGTTCGGGCTAGTCTCGAGCGACACAAAGTGCGCATTAATGAGCTAAGCAAGGAGCTTGAGCAGGAGACGCTCTATGTGGAGTATCTAGAGCGTCTGCTGTCCGACGTGGAACGGTATCGCGTTTCTGGCGGGGATCCAAAGGCACTCTTTGAGGCTGCTAGCGGTAGTTGTGCTAGCAGCAataacagcaactgcagcagcaccaccaatGGAGCTACACAAGAAGAAAGCAACACTAATCTGGACAAAGATTtt AAATCTAGTTTAAATCTGCGCGAGTCTCCTTCTTCCACTGGCGCCAAGGACAAGGATCGCCTGTCGCTCAACCCAGACAACAAatacacaacacacacaaatgccGTTATAGGTGGGATCGGATCGGAAAAGGTGAGCGGTCCACTTCACTCCACTCAGATCACGGCGGACGGCAAACGAACAGGGGAGCTGTATTTAAAGCGGGAAGAAGACAAATGCAAGGATAGTAATAGTGAGGACACCGATGGGGCCCTGCAGCAGTGCATCACGGAATTGGCGGCGTCTTTAAAAGCCCAGCCGGATAACGTGGCAGGAGGGCGTCTAGAAAACGATGTCGATATCGATAAACCGCTGCGCAAGTCGACGTCACAATACGTTACTGTCATTCAGGTCAAAGAGGCCAAAGACAAAGAAAGCGCTGATGGAACTACCTCGTCATCGGGGATCGGTGAACCGCAGCAGCAACCCACTCCACCATCCACATTTTCTCGATATTCGGAGGCCACCGCTCCACCGCTTTCGCCATCGCTCACATCGTACGCTGCCCACGTAGAGGCCAAGAAGAAAATGCCACCCAG ACCTCCGCCAAAGAATATTCGGCGAGTTGAGCCCCCTACCATTCCCAGCCAGCAGCTATCGTCTTCGCCCAAAAGGGAGACATATATGATCAACACGATGCCAAGCAGTTCAAGCGGCAGTCTCTGCATTGACAGCCTGGGCAATTCGCTGGAGCGGAACATCAAGCCGTCTGATATACTACGTCAGAAATCATCTGATAATTTGGATTCCAAGTACTCGGCAAAACGGAAAACCACACCGGAGCTTAGTAAATTTGTGAACGTAAACAATCCTGAATTAATGGAGGAGCTCGGTCGTAAGATGGTAAGCAAGGCAGACAGCCTGGAACAAACGAGGAGGAACGACTCGTCGCCTTCTGGCTGTGGTAGCCTAGGACGCACTTCCTCCACGCCTGGGCGATCGTTGACTCCTGGACGAACCGGAGTTGGTGCCTCGCCAACTGGTAGTCTAAGTAAAACCGGAAAACTGGCAATGGCGGACAGCAGCTCCACTAGCAGTCTAGAGAGGAGATCGTGCCTGCAGGCTGTCGATGCGGACATTGGAACGGAATCGCGGGAATCGGGTGCCAACCAGCGTAGTGTAGGGTCCAAGGAGTCGCTGACATCACAAGGCATATCGGAG ATCAAGAGCTACGAAAGCGTGTCTTCGCTAAGTTCGGAAAGTGCAAAGGCGGTGGCTTCCCAACAGTCGGCGGCAGCGGGCGGAGCTTTAGCGGAGTGTGAACCGTACTATGATAGCGTACCGCTCGACAACGGCGACGGAGAATACGTTTTTATTAAGCCCGGCCGCACCGGATCCTCATCCAGTCGCGATGATTTGTCGACGCCTGGGAGCAGCATTTTGCCTTTGCCTAATGTAGCGGATCCCGAATCTCCAGGCAGGACCTCTAACTACGTCAACATCGATTTCTTCCTTCA gcAAGGAATTGAGACGCGCTCCAGTTCGCTAGACAGTGACGGGGAGTACGAGGGTCCGCCCATATTACGCACCATTTCGCACGACGATCAAACCACAACACAAACTACTCCGGGAGCAATTCGCAAG AACTTAGTTTCGGCGATACTT GTTTGTGGAAATGCGCGCGGTGCTAAAATACGTTCCATACTTAGCTCAATTATTCAAAGTGAGACTATCTACGTGGAATGCCTCAATAAAATGATGCAG TACAAGAAGGCCATCCACGCAACCCTAACTACTTCGCAGCCTGTGATcagggaggaggaggagaacacaattttctttaaaattgatGAGCTTTACGATCTGCATACCGGTTTCTTATCTGATTTAAAGACTATTGTGTCTCACGAGGGTGGTGATGTGCTGATCGGTGAGCCGTTTCGTCGACTGGCGGAGATGTTTGACTTATACAGTGCCTTTTTGCACAACTACAAAAATGCTATTGAGACTGTGAAGAAGTGCAGTGCCAATAACCCCCAGTTTAAAAAGATCGTCTCCACCATTGTGCTTAATCTGCAGACGGAACAATCGCTAACTCTCGAGGATCTATTGCACAAACCTGTTGCGAGGGTACAAATCAACGCATTGGTCTTCAACGATTTGCTACGCGAAACCCCAAATGCGCATCCGGATCACCAGCCATTAAGGCAGGCGCAAAAGATTATTCAGATGTTCCTCAATCAGTTCAATGTGGTCAATCAGCGGTTGCCCattgaatcgaatcgaaatttAAGACGCATGGTGCGTAATTCTTTTATTGTAGAACTTGTCGATGGACATCGTAAGCTGCGGCATCTCTTTCTTTTTAATGATGTCATCGCATGTGCCAAATACAAAGCATTAGGCCGCGATCGTATCGACTATGAGCTCAAATGGTTCATTCCGCTAAAAGACGTATCCATTTACGAGGAAGCAGATCCGGCGGTCGAGCTTAAGGAATCTAGTCCAGCAAACATTTCGCAAGTAAAACGCAATTTGCGATCCGTTCGAGATCAATTGGCCATGGAGGTGGCTAACAGTGGAAGTGGAGCCTTCCGTTCCGGTGATAAGTATCGCCGCAAGCTGGCGGATCTGGAATCACAGCTGGTGCTGGCAACGCCCAATTTAGTGTTGCGCCTGGGGAACaaggcaaataataaaaccatAACCTTCTTTCTTAGCTCGGATTTTGAGAGGACGCAGTGGATCGACTCAATCTTATCCCTTAAG CAAAAATGCAACCTGCCTGGAGCAAATACTATTAATTCCCTGGAGGTTACCGCCTTCATTGTAGCCATGCAGAAGGGCATGAAAACCGAAATGGGTTCATATCTTATGCGTAACACTAACGACGAGAGCCTGTTGGTTGGGGACCTGTACATGGGAGTTCATGGATTGGAAGGACTGGAGCAAGCGAACGACCTGTACATCTGCGTCGAGGTGGACTCCTATGGCCACTATTTTCGCAAGGCCACCACCAAGAAGATATGTCGCAGTCAAACGCCGCTCTGGAACGAAAGCTTTATGCTGGAACTGGAGGGCAGCCAGAATGTACGCATTCTTCTTTATGAGGCTAAGGAGCGACCGCTTCTTAAAGCCAAGCACATACTTAAG ttgagtttaagttggctGACAGAAACAACGCAGCCGAAGTCAATTAAACTTACTGAGACCTTAGAGCTCGGCTGTAGCTTCCGTTTTATACCAGGCGAGCTCTTCCGCGGCAGCACAAAGCCAGGAGCCCTCTTCGGTGCCAAAATGAGTCAAGtattaaa ACGTGAAAAACGCGACATTCCGTTCATCATAGGCGCCTGCATTCGGGAGGTAGAGCGGCGTGGGATGCTGGAGGTTGGCTGCTACCGCGTCAGCGGTTCCGCTTCTGATTTGGCGAAGCTGAAGAAGGCCTTTGAGTCTG aTGCCTATGAGGCGGAGCAGTTGCTACGCGAGGTGGACATCCATTCGGTCACTGGCATTCTGAAAACTTTTTTAAGGGAGCTCCCCGAGGCCCTTTTCACGGATCAACTTTATCCACGATTTTTCGACACATTCAGCGCctttagcaacaacaacgaatcCACACGAATCAACGAGCTTCTAAAAGTTTTTGAGGAGTTGCCACAGGCCAACAAAGCCTCCATTACTTCGATATTAGATCATTTAATAAG AGTCCACGAAAAGGAGACAGATAACAAGATGTCGTTGCACAATCTGGCCATGGTGTTTGGACCAACCTTGCTAAGGCCGGGCCAAACGCAGGTGAAGCAGAAGGATCCACTGGCAGCCAGCACAGTCGACGTTATGGCTCAGGCAGGAATCCTATACTGCTTTCTTCAGGCACGGATCAAGAAGGATTAG
- the RhoGAP1A gene encoding Rho GTPase activating protein at 1A, isoform C, with translation MPPRPPPKNIRRVEPPTIPSQQLSSSPKRETYMINTMPSSSSGSLCIDSLGNSLERNIKPSDILRQKSSDNLDSKYSAKRKTTPELSKFVNVNNPELMEELGRKMVSKADSLEQTRRNDSSPSGCGSLGRTSSTPGRSLTPGRTGVGASPTGSLSKTGKLAMADSSSTSSLERRSCLQAVDADIGTESRESGANQRSVGSKESLTSQGISEVIKSYESVSSLSSESAKAVASQQSAAAGGALAECEPYYDSVPLDNGDGEYVFIKPGRTGSSSSRDDLSTPGSSILPLPNVADPESPGRTSNYVNIDFFLQQGIETRSSSLDSDGEYEGPPILRTISHDDQTTTQTTPGAIRKVCGNARGAKIRSILSSIIQSETIYVECLNKMMQYKKAIHATLTTSQPVIREEEENTIFFKIDELYDLHTGFLSDLKTIVSHEGGDVLIGEPFRRLAEMFDLYSAFLHNYKNAIETVKKCSANNPQFKKIVSTIVLNLQTEQSLTLEDLLHKPVARVQINALVFNDLLRETPNAHPDHQPLRQAQKIIQMFLNQFNVVNQRLPIESNRNLRRMVRNSFIVELVDGHRKLRHLFLFNDVIACAKYKALGRDRIDYELKWFIPLKDVSIYEEADPAVELKESSPANISQVKRNLRSVRDQLAMEVANSGSGAFRSGDKYRRKLADLESQLVLATPNLVLRLGNKANNKTITFFLSSDFERTQWIDSILSLKQKCNLPGANTINSLEVTAFIVAMQKGMKTEMGSYLMRNTNDESLLVGDLYMGVHGLEGLEQANDLYICVEVDSYGHYFRKATTKKICRSQTPLWNESFMLELEGSQNVRILLYEAKERPLLKAKHILKLSLSWLTETTQPKSIKLTETLELGCSFRFIPGELFRGSTKPGALFGAKMSQVLK, from the exons ATGCCACCCAG ACCTCCGCCAAAGAATATTCGGCGAGTTGAGCCCCCTACCATTCCCAGCCAGCAGCTATCGTCTTCGCCCAAAAGGGAGACATATATGATCAACACGATGCCAAGCAGTTCAAGCGGCAGTCTCTGCATTGACAGCCTGGGCAATTCGCTGGAGCGGAACATCAAGCCGTCTGATATACTACGTCAGAAATCATCTGATAATTTGGATTCCAAGTACTCGGCAAAACGGAAAACCACACCGGAGCTTAGTAAATTTGTGAACGTAAACAATCCTGAATTAATGGAGGAGCTCGGTCGTAAGATGGTAAGCAAGGCAGACAGCCTGGAACAAACGAGGAGGAACGACTCGTCGCCTTCTGGCTGTGGTAGCCTAGGACGCACTTCCTCCACGCCTGGGCGATCGTTGACTCCTGGACGAACCGGAGTTGGTGCCTCGCCAACTGGTAGTCTAAGTAAAACCGGAAAACTGGCAATGGCGGACAGCAGCTCCACTAGCAGTCTAGAGAGGAGATCGTGCCTGCAGGCTGTCGATGCGGACATTGGAACGGAATCGCGGGAATCGGGTGCCAACCAGCGTAGTGTAGGGTCCAAGGAGTCGCTGACATCACAAGGCATATCGGAGGTG ATCAAGAGCTACGAAAGCGTGTCTTCGCTAAGTTCGGAAAGTGCAAAGGCGGTGGCTTCCCAACAGTCGGCGGCAGCGGGCGGAGCTTTAGCGGAGTGTGAACCGTACTATGATAGCGTACCGCTCGACAACGGCGACGGAGAATACGTTTTTATTAAGCCCGGCCGCACCGGATCCTCATCCAGTCGCGATGATTTGTCGACGCCTGGGAGCAGCATTTTGCCTTTGCCTAATGTAGCGGATCCCGAATCTCCAGGCAGGACCTCTAACTACGTCAACATCGATTTCTTCCTTCA gcAAGGAATTGAGACGCGCTCCAGTTCGCTAGACAGTGACGGGGAGTACGAGGGTCCGCCCATATTACGCACCATTTCGCACGACGATCAAACCACAACACAAACTACTCCGGGAGCAATTCGCAAG GTTTGTGGAAATGCGCGCGGTGCTAAAATACGTTCCATACTTAGCTCAATTATTCAAAGTGAGACTATCTACGTGGAATGCCTCAATAAAATGATGCAG TACAAGAAGGCCATCCACGCAACCCTAACTACTTCGCAGCCTGTGATcagggaggaggaggagaacacaattttctttaaaattgatGAGCTTTACGATCTGCATACCGGTTTCTTATCTGATTTAAAGACTATTGTGTCTCACGAGGGTGGTGATGTGCTGATCGGTGAGCCGTTTCGTCGACTGGCGGAGATGTTTGACTTATACAGTGCCTTTTTGCACAACTACAAAAATGCTATTGAGACTGTGAAGAAGTGCAGTGCCAATAACCCCCAGTTTAAAAAGATCGTCTCCACCATTGTGCTTAATCTGCAGACGGAACAATCGCTAACTCTCGAGGATCTATTGCACAAACCTGTTGCGAGGGTACAAATCAACGCATTGGTCTTCAACGATTTGCTACGCGAAACCCCAAATGCGCATCCGGATCACCAGCCATTAAGGCAGGCGCAAAAGATTATTCAGATGTTCCTCAATCAGTTCAATGTGGTCAATCAGCGGTTGCCCattgaatcgaatcgaaatttAAGACGCATGGTGCGTAATTCTTTTATTGTAGAACTTGTCGATGGACATCGTAAGCTGCGGCATCTCTTTCTTTTTAATGATGTCATCGCATGTGCCAAATACAAAGCATTAGGCCGCGATCGTATCGACTATGAGCTCAAATGGTTCATTCCGCTAAAAGACGTATCCATTTACGAGGAAGCAGATCCGGCGGTCGAGCTTAAGGAATCTAGTCCAGCAAACATTTCGCAAGTAAAACGCAATTTGCGATCCGTTCGAGATCAATTGGCCATGGAGGTGGCTAACAGTGGAAGTGGAGCCTTCCGTTCCGGTGATAAGTATCGCCGCAAGCTGGCGGATCTGGAATCACAGCTGGTGCTGGCAACGCCCAATTTAGTGTTGCGCCTGGGGAACaaggcaaataataaaaccatAACCTTCTTTCTTAGCTCGGATTTTGAGAGGACGCAGTGGATCGACTCAATCTTATCCCTTAAG CAAAAATGCAACCTGCCTGGAGCAAATACTATTAATTCCCTGGAGGTTACCGCCTTCATTGTAGCCATGCAGAAGGGCATGAAAACCGAAATGGGTTCATATCTTATGCGTAACACTAACGACGAGAGCCTGTTGGTTGGGGACCTGTACATGGGAGTTCATGGATTGGAAGGACTGGAGCAAGCGAACGACCTGTACATCTGCGTCGAGGTGGACTCCTATGGCCACTATTTTCGCAAGGCCACCACCAAGAAGATATGTCGCAGTCAAACGCCGCTCTGGAACGAAAGCTTTATGCTGGAACTGGAGGGCAGCCAGAATGTACGCATTCTTCTTTATGAGGCTAAGGAGCGACCGCTTCTTAAAGCCAAGCACATACTTAAG ttgagtttaagttggctGACAGAAACAACGCAGCCGAAGTCAATTAAACTTACTGAGACCTTAGAGCTCGGCTGTAGCTTCCGTTTTATACCAGGCGAGCTCTTCCGCGGCAGCACAAAGCCAGGAGCCCTCTTCGGTGCCAAAATGAGTCAAGtattaaagtaa